The Rhinoderma darwinii isolate aRhiDar2 chromosome 8, aRhiDar2.hap1, whole genome shotgun sequence genome has a window encoding:
- the TREX2 gene encoding three prime repair exonuclease 2 isoform X6, which translates to MDGLAKTFVFLDLEATGLTADLPKITELCLVAIHVSSLENPVTNESGEVQLPRVMDKLCLCVDPGKPLTEGASNITGLSNEDLNSSEKQKFDANVINAINVFVNRQAKPVCLVAHNGFFYDFPLLKTELLQQNGDFPGTMLCLDSLQAFRNLDQPSSKYIKGRHTLAEIYRRSFGKEPNYSHFAEGDVLTLILVFICQSRQLLDVASYKTWEQIRPMYI; encoded by the coding sequence ATGGATGGACTGGCGAAAACCTTTGTCTTCTTGGACCTGGAAGCCACAGGTCTAACTGCAGATCTACCAAAAATAACCGAGCTCTGTCTGGTTGCCATCCACGTGTCCTCTCTGGAGAACCCAGTAACCAATGAGTCAGGAGAAGTGCAGCTTCCACGGGTTATGGACAAGCTATGTCTTTGTGTGGATCCAGGGAAACCCCTCACTGAAGGAGCTTCCAATATCACCGGCCTCAGTAATGAAGATCTCAACAGCAGCGAGAAGCAAAAATTTGATGCAAATGTCATCAACGCGATCAATGTGTTTGTCAATCGTCAGGCGAAACCTGTCTGTCTGGTCGCCCATAATGGCTTTTTTTATGACTTTCCCCTCTTGAAGACTGAGCTACTGCAACAAAATGGAGATTTTCCGGGCACCATGTTGTGCCTGGATTCTCTCCAAGCTTTCCGAAACCTTGATCAACCAAGCTCCAAGTATATCAAAGGAAGACATACCCTGGCGGAAATATATAGACGAAGCTTTGGAAAGGAACCTAATTATTCTCACTTTGCAGAGGGTGATGTGTTGACCCTAATCTTGGTTTTCATTTGCCAATCAAGACAACTTCTTGATGTGGCCAGTTACAAGACATGGGAGCAGATAAGACCAATGTACATATAA